From Aerosakkonema funiforme FACHB-1375, the proteins below share one genomic window:
- a CDS encoding bifunctional serine/threonine-protein kinase/formylglycine-generating enzyme family protein, translated as MNPNQFWRMFEDEWFTPKYRLKKLLGAGSFGAVFLADEVVADRVMREVAIKIFSNESGQQERQIAELQTAISLKHPGLLEGLSPEQGWLKGVECLGLVMELAQESLVKRLQRGALSVSEVKAIVKNLAGALHYLHDRGVVHRDLKPANIMLVGGQWKLTDFGISRLLENRSGSDTAPSHQVGTIAYAPPESYQGKISLAWDLWSLGVVIVEILTGQHPFAGNTIPEMMQRVTMAEPDIPSELPAPFAAIVRGCLVKNYTQRWTASQVLAALDPTADLGRVTVLLPFSPSFRKVLPNGVEGQGYVTIPTSGIRLVEPNASRVEPPTMRSDAVSTPARALPNNRWNYQERLPGGAKLDMIAIPAGSFYMGTSIADIEQVLRLESWFKRWEVEKWLRPEMPQHKVSLRSFSMSKTPITQEQWQVVMQTNPSHFSGLLRPVENVSWWDAVEFCDRLSEIAGKSYRLPTEAEWEYACRAGTQTLYNFGNSKQPLRNFAWYTWNSRNQTQPVAQKQPNAWGLHDLHGLVWEWCEDNWHDKLNGAPKDGSAWIANGHPTKRVVRGGAWYSLADDCRCAYRFCYDGSFRYPSIGFRVVLG; from the coding sequence ATGAACCCAAATCAATTCTGGCGAATGTTTGAAGACGAGTGGTTTACGCCCAAGTATCGTCTGAAAAAGCTTTTGGGTGCGGGATCGTTTGGTGCGGTATTTCTGGCAGATGAGGTAGTTGCCGATCGCGTCATGCGGGAAGTGGCTATTAAAATATTTTCCAACGAGAGCGGGCAGCAAGAGCGTCAGATTGCTGAGTTGCAAACTGCGATCTCTCTCAAACATCCTGGCTTACTGGAAGGTTTGAGTCCCGAACAAGGTTGGCTTAAAGGTGTGGAGTGTCTCGGTTTAGTGATGGAACTCGCCCAAGAGTCGCTGGTAAAGCGGTTGCAGCGAGGTGCATTATCTGTCTCGGAAGTGAAAGCCATAGTGAAAAACCTCGCGGGTGCCTTGCATTATTTGCACGATCGCGGCGTTGTGCATCGAGACTTAAAGCCTGCCAACATCATGTTAGTGGGCGGACAGTGGAAACTGACGGATTTTGGCATTTCCCGGCTGTTGGAAAACCGTAGCGGTAGCGATACCGCCCCCAGTCATCAGGTGGGCACGATCGCTTATGCACCGCCAGAATCTTATCAAGGTAAAATTTCCCTTGCCTGGGATCTGTGGTCGTTGGGAGTGGTAATCGTCGAAATTCTGACAGGTCAACATCCTTTTGCCGGCAACACCATACCGGAAATGATGCAGCGGGTGACGATGGCAGAACCCGACATCCCTTCCGAACTGCCCGCTCCCTTTGCCGCGATCGTGCGGGGTTGCTTAGTCAAAAATTACACACAACGCTGGACAGCAAGCCAAGTTCTCGCCGCACTCGACCCCACCGCAGATTTAGGCAGAGTCACGGTGTTATTGCCTTTTTCGCCTAGCTTTCGCAAAGTTCTGCCAAACGGGGTAGAAGGGCAGGGATACGTAACAATACCGACTTCCGGTATTCGGCTGGTAGAACCGAATGCTTCCAGGGTAGAGCCGCCCACAATGCGATCGGATGCGGTTTCCACACCCGCTCGCGCCCTCCCCAACAACAGATGGAATTACCAAGAGCGACTTCCTGGCGGTGCAAAGCTCGATATGATTGCCATTCCGGCGGGCAGTTTTTATATGGGAACTTCGATCGCAGACATCGAACAAGTTTTACGCCTGGAAAGTTGGTTTAAACGCTGGGAGGTGGAAAAGTGGTTGCGCCCCGAAATGCCCCAGCATAAAGTTAGCTTACGTAGTTTCTCTATGAGTAAGACACCGATTACTCAGGAGCAATGGCAAGTTGTGATGCAAACCAATCCCTCCCATTTCAGCGGTTTGTTGCGACCGGTGGAAAATGTTTCTTGGTGGGATGCGGTTGAGTTTTGCGATCGTCTTTCCGAAATCGCTGGTAAATCCTATCGCTTACCCACCGAGGCGGAATGGGAATATGCCTGCCGCGCCGGTACTCAAACCCTCTACAATTTCGGTAACAGCAAACAACCCCTGCGAAACTTTGCCTGGTACACCTGGAACTCCCGCAATCAAACCCAACCTGTAGCACAAAAACAGCCAAACGCCTGGGGATTGCACGATTTGCACGGGTTAGTCTGGGAGTGGTGCGAAGATAACTGGCACGATAAGCTGAATGGCGCACCTAAAGATGGTAGTGCTTGGATCGCGAACGGACACCCGACGAAGCGCGTAGTGCGGGGTGGCGCTTGGTACAGCTTGGCAGATGATTGTCGGTGTGCCTATCGTTTTTGCTACGATGGTAGTTTTCGATACCCCAGTATCGGGTTTCGTGTGGTATTAGGCTAG
- a CDS encoding peptidylprolyl isomerase, producing the protein MQKTMEKTQLQFTQESSLPKIPPLTDADIIAYLRRNYKFAEIATNAERDALILAICDRRGITVAESELQAAGDSFRLEHKLLSSSQTLSWLQEQRIAVEDWSSGIRVALLTKKLKEQLFGASVDSYYINNRKNYKRIAFSQILLGEETEALKIAAALQQDKAAFCALALEYSKDRQSKQNGGFVGIHFLSRLMPEVAEAVSEAKEGEVVGPIQTKFGYHIIKIEKMFPPQLSESVRDEILESLFKNWLKDV; encoded by the coding sequence ATGCAGAAAACAATGGAAAAAACTCAATTGCAATTTACACAAGAATCTTCACTGCCAAAAATCCCCCCTTTAACAGATGCAGATATTATTGCTTACCTGCGCCGTAATTACAAATTTGCTGAAATTGCAACTAATGCCGAGCGCGATGCGCTGATTTTAGCGATATGCGATCGACGCGGCATTACTGTTGCCGAGTCAGAATTACAAGCAGCCGGAGATAGCTTTCGCCTCGAACATAAATTATTGAGTTCTTCTCAAACCTTATCTTGGCTTCAAGAGCAGCGAATCGCGGTAGAGGATTGGTCTAGTGGGATTAGAGTCGCGCTACTTACCAAGAAACTAAAAGAACAACTTTTTGGCGCATCAGTCGATTCATATTATATCAACAACCGCAAAAATTATAAACGCATTGCTTTCTCTCAAATTTTATTAGGCGAGGAAACAGAGGCTTTGAAAATAGCCGCTGCACTTCAACAAGACAAAGCCGCCTTCTGTGCTTTAGCACTAGAGTATTCTAAAGATCGACAGTCTAAACAAAATGGTGGTTTTGTTGGGATTCATTTTCTTTCCAGATTGATGCCGGAGGTAGCAGAAGCTGTCTCGGAAGCGAAAGAAGGTGAGGTAGTTGGGCCAATTCAAACTAAATTTGGCTATCACATTATCAAAATTGAAAAAATGTTTCCTCCCCAACTTAGCGAATCAGTTAGAGACGAAATTTTAGAATCTCTTTTCAAAAATTGGTTAAAGGATGTTTGA
- a CDS encoding helix-turn-helix domain-containing protein produces MNEIEKGGITLASQVQLLTPFQRKLLLKSMETELRPEYRRRIEIILLADEGKSQTQICAELGCTQETARYWIAIAREGKAHQWNEQPIGRPKTINTQYLDRLKELLNHSPREYGYSFERWTAQWLGKHLAKELGIAVSDRHINRLLKQMGLSTRSKPEKVTTDFPTTKKFGITIHDLQPTSVPDFFSPFNIIETTK; encoded by the coding sequence ATGAACGAAATCGAGAAAGGAGGAATTACTTTGGCAAGTCAGGTTCAACTTTTGACACCTTTTCAAAGAAAGCTTTTACTCAAAAGTATGGAAACGGAGTTACGACCGGAGTACCGCCGTCGCATAGAAATCATCCTTTTGGCAGATGAAGGTAAATCGCAAACGCAAATATGTGCAGAGCTGGGATGTACTCAAGAAACAGCACGGTACTGGATTGCGATCGCACGAGAAGGCAAAGCGCACCAATGGAACGAGCAACCCATCGGTCGTCCCAAGACTATCAATACTCAATATCTCGATCGCTTAAAAGAATTGCTGAATCACAGTCCCCGCGAGTATGGCTATTCATTTGAGCGCTGGACAGCGCAATGGTTGGGGAAACATTTAGCCAAAGAATTGGGGATTGCGGTCAGCGATCGCCACATTAACCGCCTGCTCAAGCAAATGGGACTATCCACGCGATCGAAACCGGAAAAAGTAACAACCGATTTCCCCACAACTAAGAAATTTGGCATTACCATCCACGATTTACAGCCTACTTCAGTACCAGATTTTTTTTCACCCTTTAATATCATCGAAACCACTAAATAG
- a CDS encoding phosphotransferase, translating to MNSFLLSSQNVFEYLTRFAICSQSDRDLSKVELKVAKNFNLLLSLPDDRKLLVKQERYNKEGKTAGEFFNEWRMQEFLQQSPELSYLRPLLPEVLNFDAENAIIVFNYLNDYRDLAKFYAKEKVFPTAIASAIGAIIAAIHRATLDRQDYRDFFTQNRQGVASYRITDSVRKLDRITPEIFGQVPADGIKFFTLYQRYESLRTAIAELIASYEPCCLTHNDLKLNNILLHDDWEQALLKAEPSESSIVRLIDWERCNWGDPALDLGTIIASYLQIWLISLVVSKAIEMEESLRMAMIPLEQIQPSIAALVSAYFGNFPEIRERRPDFLKRVMQFAGIGLITQIQSQIQYQKTFGNTGICTLQVAKGLLSRPEQSMATVFGNAASEITGFIPAIA from the coding sequence ATGAACTCATTTCTATTAAGTTCTCAAAATGTTTTTGAGTATTTAACTCGGTTTGCCATTTGCTCTCAGTCAGACCGGGATTTGAGCAAAGTTGAGCTAAAGGTTGCCAAAAACTTTAATTTGTTACTGAGTTTGCCAGACGATCGCAAACTTCTGGTTAAGCAAGAGCGCTATAACAAAGAAGGGAAAACTGCGGGCGAATTTTTCAACGAATGGCGGATGCAGGAGTTTTTACAACAATCTCCAGAACTCAGCTACCTCCGTCCGCTACTTCCGGAGGTGCTAAATTTTGATGCAGAAAACGCAATTATTGTTTTCAACTACCTAAATGACTATCGCGATCTAGCAAAGTTCTACGCCAAGGAGAAGGTTTTTCCGACAGCGATCGCATCTGCAATTGGAGCCATTATAGCAGCGATCCATCGCGCTACTCTAGATCGTCAGGATTATCGGGACTTCTTCACGCAAAATCGCCAAGGAGTAGCCAGTTATAGAATTACGGACAGTGTGCGGAAGTTGGATCGAATTACCCCGGAAATTTTCGGTCAAGTACCCGCAGACGGAATCAAATTCTTCACCCTCTACCAGCGTTATGAAAGTTTAAGAACGGCTATTGCAGAACTTATTGCCTCTTACGAACCTTGCTGTCTCACTCATAACGACTTAAAGTTGAACAACATATTACTGCACGACGATTGGGAGCAAGCCCTCTTAAAAGCAGAACCATCAGAAAGCAGCATCGTTCGACTGATAGATTGGGAACGCTGTAACTGGGGAGACCCTGCGCTTGACTTAGGTACGATCATCGCCAGCTACTTACAAATCTGGCTGATTAGCTTAGTTGTAAGTAAAGCAATTGAGATGGAAGAATCTCTCCGCATGGCGATGATACCACTCGAACAAATCCAACCTTCAATTGCTGCTTTGGTTAGTGCTTATTTCGGTAACTTTCCAGAAATTAGAGAGCGTCGTCCCGATTTCTTAAAGAGAGTCATGCAGTTTGCCGGTATTGGCTTGATTACGCAAATTCAGTCTCAGATACAGTACCAAAAAACTTTTGGCAATACGGGTATTTGTACGCTTCAGGTTGCCAAGGGTTTACTTTCCCGTCCGGAACAGTCAATGGCGACTGTTTTTGGCAATGCGGCATCTGAAATAACTGGTTTCATTCCTGCGATCGCTTGA
- a CDS encoding T3SS effector HopA1 family protein — translation MQLVDSLKILQPTVSGDRVLDSLQDIANKMQIKSDFCISHPDYKPLELPEEVASRFQSLPLELRNKYLSLRLRSFLYGIYYNASLRKSLAPEADSMDLEAQQNLENNTYLGVDLKFYDRLHESNCGEGYFDPGWSVLKQEDDGSLAVTKNNLTLHIQRDRHLRLEDKSAAVGDAVAIRKPRNLVQNGFYMAVGNKGSQRLDNSNVDPQTVRIYFNLTPEGAVAIMAAITRHLNEISIPFSFKALYNPSAYERYDSAVLYFAKGNYEVVRQVLQTVYTEKRSHFQPEVPLFTKLLAPGLALAEEPDRKFTTKESFGTHRCQIVANGLLEAWQNGDDSPDSRMASITKNFSLLGISLYRCLFSRPRSSSSVVAQPFVRCGDGETQYCSPYCPRSSLSLFRCRRPAATRYCHL, via the coding sequence ATGCAATTGGTAGATTCTCTTAAAATTTTACAACCAACTGTATCTGGCGATCGAGTGCTGGATTCTCTGCAAGACATCGCCAATAAAATGCAGATTAAATCCGACTTCTGCATTAGCCATCCCGATTACAAACCCTTAGAACTTCCAGAGGAAGTAGCATCCCGTTTCCAAAGCCTACCTTTGGAGCTTCGCAACAAGTATCTCAGTTTACGATTGCGAAGTTTTTTGTACGGAATTTATTACAACGCCTCGTTGCGAAAATCTCTGGCACCAGAAGCTGATTCAATGGATTTAGAAGCTCAGCAAAATCTGGAAAACAACACCTATTTGGGAGTAGACCTAAAATTTTACGATCGATTGCACGAAAGCAATTGTGGGGAAGGCTATTTCGATCCCGGTTGGAGTGTGCTAAAACAAGAGGATGATGGCAGCCTAGCAGTCACAAAAAACAATTTGACTTTGCACATCCAGCGCGATCGCCATCTACGATTAGAGGATAAATCCGCTGCTGTCGGCGATGCGGTTGCTATCCGCAAACCGCGCAATTTAGTTCAAAATGGCTTTTACATGGCAGTCGGCAATAAAGGTTCGCAACGTCTCGACAATTCAAATGTCGATCCTCAAACGGTGCGAATTTACTTTAATTTAACGCCTGAAGGTGCGGTAGCGATTATGGCTGCTATTACAAGACACCTGAACGAAATTTCTATTCCCTTTTCGTTCAAAGCTCTCTACAATCCTTCTGCCTACGAACGCTACGATAGTGCAGTTCTCTACTTTGCAAAAGGTAACTATGAAGTAGTGCGGCAAGTGCTTCAAACCGTTTATACAGAAAAGCGATCGCATTTTCAGCCAGAAGTGCCTCTGTTCACCAAATTGCTCGCGCCGGGACTTGCTCTAGCGGAAGAACCCGATCGCAAATTCACTACCAAAGAAAGTTTCGGGACGCATCGCTGCCAAATAGTTGCTAATGGTTTACTGGAAGCTTGGCAAAATGGGGATGACTCTCCAGATAGCCGTATGGCATCTATTACAAAAAATTTCTCTCTTTTGGGGATTTCGCTATATCGGTGCCTCTTTTCACGACCACGATCTAGCTCATCAGTGGTTGCACAACCCTTTGTTAGATGTGGTGATGGTGAGACACAATATTGCTCACCGTACTGCCCAAGATCGAGTCTTTCCTTATTTAGATGCCGAAGACCCGCAGCGACCCGGTATTGTCACCTTTAA